One region of Streptomyces davaonensis JCM 4913 genomic DNA includes:
- a CDS encoding alpha/beta fold hydrolase encodes MPQHPAPVTHRLIPSPAGRIHLAESGSGPLVLLIHGFPESWYSWRHQLPALAAAGYRAVAIDVRGYGRSSKPAATEAYRMLDLVEDNVSVVRALGAESAIVVGHDWGATIAANSALLRPEVFRAVGLLSVPYTPRGGPRPSDVFAGMGGDEEFYVSYFQEPGRAEAEIEPDVRGWLAGFYAALSADTMPAPGAPDPHFVGRGGTLRDRFPLGRLPGWLSESELDVYAGEFERTGLTGALNRYRNMDRDWEDLAAFDGAPITQPSLFAGGTLDASTTWLAEAIEAYPVTLPGLVSSHLLDGCGHWIQQERPAEVNGILTDWLAKV; translated from the coding sequence ATGCCGCAGCACCCCGCCCCCGTCACACACCGACTGATCCCCTCCCCGGCAGGCCGCATCCACCTCGCGGAGTCGGGCTCCGGGCCGCTGGTGCTGCTGATCCATGGCTTCCCGGAGAGCTGGTACTCCTGGCGCCACCAGCTGCCGGCCCTCGCCGCGGCCGGGTACCGGGCGGTCGCCATCGACGTACGTGGCTACGGCCGCTCCTCCAAGCCGGCCGCGACCGAGGCGTACCGGATGCTCGATCTGGTCGAGGACAACGTGTCCGTGGTGCGTGCCCTGGGTGCGGAGTCGGCGATCGTGGTCGGCCATGACTGGGGTGCCACGATCGCCGCGAACTCCGCCCTGCTCAGGCCCGAGGTGTTCCGCGCGGTGGGGCTGCTGAGCGTTCCCTACACCCCGCGCGGCGGGCCGCGCCCGAGCGATGTCTTCGCCGGGATGGGCGGGGACGAGGAGTTCTACGTCTCGTACTTCCAGGAGCCGGGCCGCGCCGAGGCGGAGATCGAACCCGATGTACGGGGCTGGCTCGCGGGCTTCTACGCCGCGCTGTCCGCCGACACGATGCCCGCTCCCGGCGCCCCCGATCCCCATTTCGTCGGCAGGGGCGGGACGTTGCGCGACCGCTTCCCGCTCGGCCGGTTGCCCGGCTGGCTGAGCGAGAGCGAACTCGACGTCTACGCTGGAGAGTTCGAGCGGACGGGGCTGACCGGGGCGCTCAACCGGTATCGCAACATGGACCGTGACTGGGAGGATCTCGCGGCCTTCGACGGCGCGCCCATCACCCAGCCGTCCCTGTTCGCCGGCGGCACCCTGGACGCCTCGACGACCTGGCTGGCCGAGGCGATCGAGGCGTACCCGGTCACGCTGCCGGGCCTGGTCTCGTCCCACCTTCTCGACGGCTGCGGTCATTGGATCCAGCAGGAACGCCCCGCCGAGGTCAACGGGATCCTGACGGACTGGCTCGCCAAGGTGTGA
- a CDS encoding DinB family protein: protein MEVPGVRTDRLGVLIDQFDRAKEMAQVRLTGLGDEEYLWEPVPGCWSLRRRSEATTPRAFGPGEWVLDLGAPDIPANEYDEIARQAASGMSVAKIAEDWSVSVERVQDVLDHTGTPEPDKTAVTTIAWRLAHLHVQFAGQWEWTFGDRRQDPKLMVDFTPSAALTLERFWPLVDRWRDRVAALTDEELDTVGLSQYPYGSDPDEPFISVLSGSSLEFIHHMAEIALLRDLYAAR, encoded by the coding sequence ATGGAGGTCCCGGGCGTGCGGACGGACCGTTTGGGTGTGCTGATCGACCAGTTCGACCGCGCCAAGGAGATGGCCCAGGTACGGCTGACCGGACTCGGCGACGAGGAGTACCTGTGGGAGCCCGTCCCCGGGTGCTGGTCGCTGCGGCGCCGCAGCGAGGCGACGACGCCCAGGGCGTTCGGGCCGGGGGAGTGGGTGCTCGACCTGGGCGCGCCGGACATCCCGGCCAACGAGTACGACGAGATCGCCCGGCAGGCCGCGAGCGGTATGAGCGTCGCCAAGATCGCCGAGGACTGGAGTGTGAGCGTCGAGCGGGTCCAGGACGTCCTCGACCACACCGGCACTCCGGAGCCCGACAAGACCGCGGTCACCACCATCGCGTGGCGGCTGGCCCATCTGCACGTCCAGTTCGCGGGCCAGTGGGAGTGGACCTTCGGCGACCGTCGCCAGGACCCCAAGCTGATGGTCGACTTCACCCCCTCAGCCGCCCTGACCCTGGAACGGTTCTGGCCCCTGGTGGACCGCTGGCGAGACCGCGTCGCCGCCCTGACCGACGAGGAGCTCGACACGGTCGGCCTCTCGCAGTACCCCTACGGCTCCGACCCCGACGAACCCTTCATCAGCGTCCTGTCGGGCAGCAGCCTGGAGTTCATCCACCACATGGCCGAGATCGCCCTGCTGCGCGACCTGTACGCGGCCCGCTAG